The genomic segment GTGGTGAAGAACCTGTCGGACCAGCCGAAGACGATCCGCATCCAGAAGCACGAGGCCGGGTCGATCCGGGGCGTGGACGTCCAGCACGACGAGACCATCCAGATCATCAACCCCGAGCACCACATCGCCACCATGACGAGCGACGTGCCGTTCGTGATGGAGATGACGGTCGAGAACGGCCGCGGGTACCGCACGGCCGAAGACAACGCGGGCAAGGAGCGCGAGGTCGGCGTGATCCCGGTCGATTCGAGCTTCTCGCCGGTCGTGCGCGTGAAGTACGACATCGAGGAGACCCGCGTCGGCCAGAAGACCAACTACGACCGGCTGGTGATGGAGATCTGGACCAACGGCACCCTCGCCCCGCAGATGGCGATCGTGGAGGCCGCGAAGATCCTCCGCAAGCACCTGAACCCGTTCGTCCAGTACACGGAGCCGGGGCCGGAGGTGCCGCTGGACGAGCCGATCGAGATCGGGCCGGCGTCGTCGGTCGCGGACAGCGCGAACGCCGAACTGGAACGCAAGCTGAACATGAGCCTCGCCGAACTCGACCTGTCGGTGCGGGCGACCAACTGTTTGGAAACCGAGGGCATCACCACCGTGCGCGAACTGGTGCTCCGGTCGCCGGAGGAGCTGCTCGAGGTCCGCAACTTCGGCGAGACCACGCTCCGCGAGGTCCGGTCGAAGCTCGAAGAACGCGGCCTGACGCTGGGGATGCGGATCCCCCCGCGCCGGTCGTAGTCCGTGGACAGCGGGCGGAGTTCAGTGGGCGGTGGGCGGGGACCAGTGGGCAGAGAAGAGACAACAGAAAACCGATTCCCCCTGTTTTTCTTCTCTGCCCACTGGTCCCCGCCCACCGCCCACCGCCCACTCCCTCCGCCCGAACGTACCCCCCGCGACCCTTGGCACGGCGCGGGGTTCTTACTCTGTCCACTCCACACTAACCACTACCCACTGAGGGAGCCATGCGCCACGGTAAACGCGGTCGTCACCTGAACCGCAACGCCGCCCACCGGCGGAGCCTGTTCCGCAACCTGAGCCGCGCGCTCATCACGCACGAGAAGATCGTCACCACGCTCCCGAAGGCGAAGGAGCTGCGCCCGTTCGTGGAGAAGCTCATCACCCTCGCCAAGCGGGCGCACGCCGCCGTCGCCGCCGCGGCCGGTAAGGGCGAGGCCGAGGAGAAAAAGGCCAAGCTCGTGGCCCTTCACTGCCGCCGGCAGGCGATGGCCGAACTCGGGCCGACCCACGGCACCGCCATCTGGGACAAGAAGGAAGAGCTGGTCGAAGACCCGCTGTCCACCAAGAAGAGCGCCGACACGGTGCTGAAGAAGCTGTTCCGCGAACTCGGGCCGCGGTTCGCCGACCGGCCGGGCGGCTACACCCGCATCCTGAAGCAGCACTACCGCCGCCTCGGCGACGGCGGCACGACGGCGGTCGTCGAACTGCTGAAGAAGGGCGAGAAGAAGGTGCAGACGAAGGTCCGGCAGCCGGTCGCGCCGGCCCCGGCCCCGATCGCTCCCGCGCCCGTCACCACGGCGCCCGCAACGGGCGAGACGCCGGCGGCCAACTGAGACGGTACGGTTCGACGACGCAAGAGCCGCGGGGCGACCTAAAATCGGTCGCCCCGCGGCTCTTGCGTTTCGGTCGTTCGGGCGAAGCGGCATTCTCGGGTGGGTCGCTGTCTCCGACAGCGACGGCCATGGCGCGCAGTGGCCGGTTCGAGAACCGAATCACGTCTTCTGGGGAGCGGCCCCCGACTGTCGGAGCCAGTCGGCCACCCGAAGAGCGCTCGGCCCCTTACGTCCGGGCGTTATCGGTCACCGAACACACGAGCGGCTCGTTCGGCCGCTCGTAGGTGCGGCCGTCGGTGTCGCCGTCGGCGTGCTTGCGGAGCGCGAGCTGGTACATCTGCTCGCCGGCCGGGGTCGGGTAATCGCCGGTCAGGCACGCCCGGCACAGGCGGTCCGTCGGGAGGTCGATGCAGCGGGCGACCGCGTCCACCGGGAGGTAGAACAGCGAGTCCGCGCCGAGCGAACGGGCCATCTCGTCCTGCTCCGCGACGGTCGGCACCTTGCCCGCCATGAACTTCGGGGCGAACAGTTCCTTCACGGTGCTCATGTCGATACCGTAGAAGCACGGCGACAGGATCGGCGGGCACGCGACGCGGACGTGGATCTCCGCCGCGCCGCCCTGGTCCCGGAGGTGCTTCAGGAGGCTCTGGAGGGTGGTGCTGCGGACGATGGAGTCCTCGACGAGCAGCACCTTCTTGCCCTGGAGCACCTCCCGCAGCGGGGTGAACTTCAGGCGCACCTTGTCGGCCCGGTTGCCGCCGTCGATGAACGTGCGGCCGATGTACCGGTTGCGGATCAGTCCCTCGACCGCGGGGATGCCGAGCGCGAACGCCATCGCGTCGGCGGCGGCCTTGCCGGTGTCCGGCACCGGCACCACCACGGTTTCGGCCGGGTCCAGCGGCACGCGGTCCAGCACCCGCTCCTGCTTCGCCAGCTCCTGCCCCAGCCGCGCCCGGCTCAGGTACACGCTCCGGTCGTCGAGCGTGCTGGCCACGTTCGCGAAGTAGATCCACTCGAAGAAGCAGTGCGCGGTGCGCTTGGTCTCCGCGAACCGGTGGGTGCTGAGTTCGCCGTTCTGGATGAGGATCATCTCGCCGGGGCTGAGCGACTTGATGCTCGCCTGACGGAAGCCGAGGTTCTGGAGCGCGACGCTCTCGCTGGCAGCGCCGAACATCGGGCCGTCCTGGGCGTACACCAGCGGGCGGATGCCGACCGGGTCGCGGAGGACGACCATGTCGCCCATCGCGTTCAGGAACACGAGGTTGTACGCCCCATCGAACTTGGCCGCGAGCCGGCGGAACACGTCCACGAGGTCGGGGCGCTCGTCGCTCCGCATCTCGTGGGCGAGGTAGTGCATGATGACCTCGGTGTCGTTGTCCCGGGTCAGGTGGTAGTCGTGGTTCTGGAGGAGCTGTTGCCGGAGGTCGGCGAAGTTGGTGAGTTGGCCGTTGAACGCGAACGCGAACCACTTCCACTTGCACCCGTGCCGCCGCTCGAACGGCTGGGCGTAGCTGCGGGTCTGGCCCCCGCAGGTGGCGTAGCGGGTGTGCCCGATCGCCCCGCGGCCGGCGTAGTCCTCCATGATGGAGGCGTACTTCGCCGGCTCGTTGATGCGGAACGCCTCGATAACGGTGCCGATGTCCTTGTACGTGTCGATCAGCTTGTCGCGGTCCGGGTTGTACGTCGCCATCCCGGCGGCGAGCTGCCCGCGGTTCTGGAGGTCGAGGAGCATCCGCGGCATCAGCCGCGAGACCTGGTCGGGCGCGCCCGTCCAGACGGTGGACCGGTCCCCGCGTCCGGGGAGGTAGTACAACGCCGCCACGCCACACTCGTGGTGCAACTCGTCCATGTCCACCGATGGGTAAAAGAGAAGAGCCGACGCACCGCCCCCAGTTCAGAATATAAGTCGGTGTGGGTTTCGTGAACAATCACATCCGCACGGCACGCCGACCGCAATCTCTCCGTGAGACGGCGCTCCCGCCCCGTTCGAGCGCCACTACTGGATTCGAGGGGTGTCCGGGTTGTTATGATTCTGCCGATAGCGCAATTCGCGCCGGATCCGACTAGAAAATTCGCTATTCGGAGGTCGGAAACGCCACAAACGGGCGGGGATGTGACGTTCACGTCGGCCCCCGCGCCGGTTCTGTCACCGGTGAATCGTGGGACCTTCCTGTGGCGATACCGGCAATGGAACGAGCCAATCAGTCCAGACCGGAGCGGAGCCGGCGCCGCAAGTATTCGGGCGCGAGCGGGAGGAACAGTGTACCCCCGAACCACCCGCCCACGACACCGAGCAGGACTACACCACCGATGGCGGCCGCGACGGCAGCCGGGTCGTTCATTGCTGCGCCGCCGAGGGCGAGATAACTCAACCAGAAGGAAACCGGCCCGAGCGGTTGCCCGGCGGCGGCGGTCAAGCCGACGACGCCGACGCCGCCCAGCGCGCCGGCGATCGTCCCGTGGCGGACCCCGGCACCGGTCCCGGCACCGGCGACCGCTCCACCGACCAGAATCCCCAGAACCCCCATTTGCCAAGTCAAGAACTGCCCCTGACCGACACTGTTCACACGCAGCAACCCGGCGGAATACCGCTGCGCGCCGATCCGCACCTTGTCAGCGACCGCGACCGCGGTCACCATCACCATCGCGCCGACCACGATCCGCACCCACGCGGTCGGGCGCCCGGTCGCGGGCACTTCGTTGAGCCCGAGCCGTGCCGAGCTGAGTTTGTTCCACTCCGGCACCGGCATGTCGAGAATCGGCACCGCGCCCCACACGCGGGTGGCCGATACTCCGGCGAGCCCGCCGACGAAAACGAGGAGTACGGGCTGGATGTAGAGTACGAGGTCCTGCGGGGGCGCGCCGGCGAGCAGTTCGGCCCCGAGGAACAGCCCCCCGCACAGGCCGCCGACGGCGGCACCGAAGGCGAACCCGCCCGCCCGCCCGGCTGCGGCCACCACGGACCCGAAGACCACTGCCAGCACCTGTCCGCCGCACACGGCGACCAGCCCCTCAAACGACAGCCACCACGTGTTCGGATCGAAATGCGCCGCCAGGATCGCACCCATCACCAGTTTTCGCAGACCGAGGTACATCCCCAGCGCGAACACCGCCCCAACGATCACCCGCCCCGCCGGGGCCGCCTGGGCGGGCGTGGGCGCGGTCAACTGGCGCGGGGCCGTCGCTTCGGCCGCCTCCTGCGGCAACAGCAACAAGCCGCCGCACCGCGGGCACCGTTGCGTTCCGGGGAACGCGGCCTGACAGGCGGGGCAAAACAGTTGCATGGCGCGATCCGGGTCCGGTTCTTCCGGGAAAGGTTCGGTTCTCGGGGTGACGCGGTTGCCGGGCGGTCCGAACGAGGTGTTCCCCTCGATCGCGAGACGCACCCGTAAATCCGGACTCAACTGCGCAACACCAATTTCAGCTTAGAACGCAATCGGGCGCCGTGCCGGGGAACCGTTGTGCCCTCTGAGGTCCTGCGATAGGCTGCGTGTCATTACGCCCGCGAGTCCTGCCGCCGTCTCCCTCATCACATTTTGAGATTCGCTCGAATGCCGCACGTTGTCATCGTCGGTGGGGGGCTGACCGGCCTGACCGTCGGCTACCGTCTGAAGCAGTTCGCACCGGACGTGGCGGTCTCGGTTCTGGAGCCACGGGACCGGCCGGGCGGGAACATCGGCACCGAGGATCGGAAGGGGTTCCGGGTCGAACTCGGGCCGAACGGGTTTCTGGACCGCACGCCGTCGGTGCCGGACCTCGTCCGCGACCTCGGGCTGTCCGAGCGCCTCGTCGCGGCGAGCGAGGGCAGCCGCAAGAACCGCTACGTGTTCGTCGGTGAGCGGCTCCGCAAGTTGCCCGGCGGGCCGCTCGGGTTGCTCACCACGCCGCTCCTTTCGTTCAGCGGCAAGTGGAAGCTCCTCACCGAACCCTGGCGCGAGCCGCGCGCGGGCGTTCCGGCGGCCGAAGACGAGTCGGTCGCGGATTTCGTGACGCGCCGGGCCGGTAAGGAAGCCGCGGAC from the Frigoriglobus tundricola genome contains:
- a CDS encoding DNA-directed RNA polymerase subunit alpha → MRVRWRGLELPSRVQADRSTLTDTYGKFHAEPFEKGFGMTIGNSIRRILLSSLEGSAITRVKIQGVQHEISTITGVVEDVTDIILNVKSLVVKNLSDQPKTIRIQKHEAGSIRGVDVQHDETIQIINPEHHIATMTSDVPFVMEMTVENGRGYRTAEDNAGKEREVGVIPVDSSFSPVVRVKYDIEETRVGQKTNYDRLVMEIWTNGTLAPQMAIVEAAKILRKHLNPFVQYTEPGPEVPLDEPIEIGPASSVADSANAELERKLNMSLAELDLSVRATNCLETEGITTVRELVLRSPEELLEVRNFGETTLREVRSKLEERGLTLGMRIPPRRS
- the rplQ gene encoding 50S ribosomal protein L17; translated protein: MRHGKRGRHLNRNAAHRRSLFRNLSRALITHEKIVTTLPKAKELRPFVEKLITLAKRAHAAVAAAAGKGEAEEKKAKLVALHCRRQAMAELGPTHGTAIWDKKEELVEDPLSTKKSADTVLKKLFRELGPRFADRPGGYTRILKQHYRRLGDGGTTAVVELLKKGEKKVQTKVRQPVAPAPAPIAPAPVTTAPATGETPAAN
- a CDS encoding amidophosphoribosyltransferase, with the translated sequence MDELHHECGVAALYYLPGRGDRSTVWTGAPDQVSRLMPRMLLDLQNRGQLAAGMATYNPDRDKLIDTYKDIGTVIEAFRINEPAKYASIMEDYAGRGAIGHTRYATCGGQTRSYAQPFERRHGCKWKWFAFAFNGQLTNFADLRQQLLQNHDYHLTRDNDTEVIMHYLAHEMRSDERPDLVDVFRRLAAKFDGAYNLVFLNAMGDMVVLRDPVGIRPLVYAQDGPMFGAASESVALQNLGFRQASIKSLSPGEMILIQNGELSTHRFAETKRTAHCFFEWIYFANVASTLDDRSVYLSRARLGQELAKQERVLDRVPLDPAETVVVPVPDTGKAAADAMAFALGIPAVEGLIRNRYIGRTFIDGGNRADKVRLKFTPLREVLQGKKVLLVEDSIVRSTTLQSLLKHLRDQGGAAEIHVRVACPPILSPCFYGIDMSTVKELFAPKFMAGKVPTVAEQDEMARSLGADSLFYLPVDAVARCIDLPTDRLCRACLTGDYPTPAGEQMYQLALRKHADGDTDGRTYERPNEPLVCSVTDNART
- a CDS encoding TFIIB-type zinc ribbon-containing protein, giving the protein MQLFCPACQAAFPGTQRCPRCGGLLLLPQEAAEATAPRQLTAPTPAQAAPAGRVIVGAVFALGMYLGLRKLVMGAILAAHFDPNTWWLSFEGLVAVCGGQVLAVVFGSVVAAAGRAGGFAFGAAVGGLCGGLFLGAELLAGAPPQDLVLYIQPVLLVFVGGLAGVSATRVWGAVPILDMPVPEWNKLSSARLGLNEVPATGRPTAWVRIVVGAMVMVTAVAVADKVRIGAQRYSAGLLRVNSVGQGQFLTWQMGVLGILVGGAVAGAGTGAGVRHGTIAGALGGVGVVGLTAAAGQPLGPVSFWLSYLALGGAAMNDPAAVAAAIGGVVLLGVVGGWFGGTLFLPLAPEYLRRRLRSGLD